A single genomic interval of Homo sapiens chromosome 7, GRCh38.p14 Primary Assembly harbors:
- the GPR141 gene encoding putative G-protein coupled receptor 141 isoform X6: MGQGDFPSMPGHNTSRNSSCDPIVTPHLISLYFIVLIGGLVGVISILFLLVKMNTRSVTTMAVINLVVVHSVFLLTVPFRLTYLIKKTWMFGLPFCKFVSAMLHIHMYLTFLFYVVILVTRYLIFFKCKDKVEFYRKLHAVAASAGMWTLVIVIVVPLVVSRYGIHEEYNEEHCFKFHKELAYTYVKIINYMIVIFVIAVAVILLVFQVFIIMLMVQKLRHSLLSHQEFWAQLKNLFFIGVILVCFLPYQFFRIYYLNVVTHSNACNSKVAFYNEIFLSVTAISCYDLLLFVFGGSHWFKQKIIGLWNCVLCR, encoded by the coding sequence GTGACTTCCCAAGTATGCCTGGCCACAATACCTCCAGGAATTCCTCTTGCGATCCTATAGTGACACCCCACTTAATCAGCCTCTACTTCATAGTGCTTATTGGCGGGCTGGTGGGTGtcatttccattcttttcctcCTGGTGAAAATGAACACCCGGTCAGTGACCACCATGGCGGTCATTAACTTGGTGGTGGTCCACAGCGTTTTTCTGCTGACAGTGCCATTTCGCTTGACCTACCTCATCAAGAAGACTTGGATGTTTGGGCTGCCCTTCTGCAAATTTGTGAGTGCCATGCTGCACATCCACATGTACCTCACGTTCCTATTCTATGTGGTGATCCTGGTCACCAGATACCTCATCTTCTTCAAGTGCAAAGACAAAGTGGAATTCTACAGAAAACTGCATGCTGTGGCTGCCAGTGCTGGCATGTGGACGCTGGTGATTGTCATTGTGGTACCCCTGGTTGTCTCCCGGTATGGAATCCATGAGGAATACAATGAGGAGCACTGTTTTAAATTTCACAAAGAGCTTGCTTACACATATGTGAAAATCATCAACTATATGATAGTCATTTTTGTCATAGCCGTTGCTGTGATTCTGTTGGTCTTCCAGGTCTTCATCATTATGTTGATGGTGCAGAAGCTACGCCACTCTTTACTATCCCACCAGGAGTTCTGGGCTCAGCTGAAAAACCTATTTTTTATAGGGGTCATCCTTGTTTGTTTCCTTCCCTACCAGTTCTTTAGGATCTATTACTTGAATGTTGTGACGCATTCCAATGCCTGTAACAGCAAGGTTGCATTTTATAACGAAATCTTCTTGAGTGTAACAGCAATTAGCTGCTATGATttgcttctctttgtctttggggGAAGCCATTGGTTTAAGCAAAAGATAATTGGCTTATGGAATTGTGTTTTGTGCCGTTAG
- the GPR141 gene encoding putative G-protein coupled receptor 141 isoform X5, with translation MQKCDFPSMPGHNTSRNSSCDPIVTPHLISLYFIVLIGGLVGVISILFLLVKMNTRSVTTMAVINLVVVHSVFLLTVPFRLTYLIKKTWMFGLPFCKFVSAMLHIHMYLTFLFYVVILVTRYLIFFKCKDKVEFYRKLHAVAASAGMWTLVIVIVVPLVVSRYGIHEEYNEEHCFKFHKELAYTYVKIINYMIVIFVIAVAVILLVFQVFIIMLMVQKLRHSLLSHQEFWAQLKNLFFIGVILVCFLPYQFFRIYYLNVVTHSNACNSKVAFYNEIFLSVTAISCYDLLLFVFGGSHWFKQKIIGLWNCVLCR, from the coding sequence GTGACTTCCCAAGTATGCCTGGCCACAATACCTCCAGGAATTCCTCTTGCGATCCTATAGTGACACCCCACTTAATCAGCCTCTACTTCATAGTGCTTATTGGCGGGCTGGTGGGTGtcatttccattcttttcctcCTGGTGAAAATGAACACCCGGTCAGTGACCACCATGGCGGTCATTAACTTGGTGGTGGTCCACAGCGTTTTTCTGCTGACAGTGCCATTTCGCTTGACCTACCTCATCAAGAAGACTTGGATGTTTGGGCTGCCCTTCTGCAAATTTGTGAGTGCCATGCTGCACATCCACATGTACCTCACGTTCCTATTCTATGTGGTGATCCTGGTCACCAGATACCTCATCTTCTTCAAGTGCAAAGACAAAGTGGAATTCTACAGAAAACTGCATGCTGTGGCTGCCAGTGCTGGCATGTGGACGCTGGTGATTGTCATTGTGGTACCCCTGGTTGTCTCCCGGTATGGAATCCATGAGGAATACAATGAGGAGCACTGTTTTAAATTTCACAAAGAGCTTGCTTACACATATGTGAAAATCATCAACTATATGATAGTCATTTTTGTCATAGCCGTTGCTGTGATTCTGTTGGTCTTCCAGGTCTTCATCATTATGTTGATGGTGCAGAAGCTACGCCACTCTTTACTATCCCACCAGGAGTTCTGGGCTCAGCTGAAAAACCTATTTTTTATAGGGGTCATCCTTGTTTGTTTCCTTCCCTACCAGTTCTTTAGGATCTATTACTTGAATGTTGTGACGCATTCCAATGCCTGTAACAGCAAGGTTGCATTTTATAACGAAATCTTCTTGAGTGTAACAGCAATTAGCTGCTATGATttgcttctctttgtctttggggGAAGCCATTGGTTTAAGCAAAAGATAATTGGCTTATGGAATTGTGTTTTGTGCCGTTAG
- the GPR141 gene encoding putative G-protein coupled receptor 141 isoform X3, which produces MALVSFIKPQLLISLEDCGQQVLASGGVKKDQIPGKYYGDFPSMPGHNTSRNSSCDPIVTPHLISLYFIVLIGGLVGVISILFLLVKMNTRSVTTMAVINLVVVHSVFLLTVPFRLTYLIKKTWMFGLPFCKFVSAMLHIHMYLTFLFYVVILVTRYLIFFKCKDKVEFYRKLHAVAASAGMWTLVIVIVVPLVVSRYGIHEEYNEEHCFKFHKELAYTYVKIINYMIVIFVIAVAVILLVFQVFIIMLMVQKLRHSLLSHQEFWAQLKNLFFIGVILVCFLPYQFFRIYYLNVVTHSNACNSKVAFYNEIFLSVTAISCYDLLLFVFGGSHWFKQKIIGLWNCVLCR; this is translated from the exons GTGTAAAGAAAGACCAGATCCCAGGAAAATATTACG GTGACTTCCCAAGTATGCCTGGCCACAATACCTCCAGGAATTCCTCTTGCGATCCTATAGTGACACCCCACTTAATCAGCCTCTACTTCATAGTGCTTATTGGCGGGCTGGTGGGTGtcatttccattcttttcctcCTGGTGAAAATGAACACCCGGTCAGTGACCACCATGGCGGTCATTAACTTGGTGGTGGTCCACAGCGTTTTTCTGCTGACAGTGCCATTTCGCTTGACCTACCTCATCAAGAAGACTTGGATGTTTGGGCTGCCCTTCTGCAAATTTGTGAGTGCCATGCTGCACATCCACATGTACCTCACGTTCCTATTCTATGTGGTGATCCTGGTCACCAGATACCTCATCTTCTTCAAGTGCAAAGACAAAGTGGAATTCTACAGAAAACTGCATGCTGTGGCTGCCAGTGCTGGCATGTGGACGCTGGTGATTGTCATTGTGGTACCCCTGGTTGTCTCCCGGTATGGAATCCATGAGGAATACAATGAGGAGCACTGTTTTAAATTTCACAAAGAGCTTGCTTACACATATGTGAAAATCATCAACTATATGATAGTCATTTTTGTCATAGCCGTTGCTGTGATTCTGTTGGTCTTCCAGGTCTTCATCATTATGTTGATGGTGCAGAAGCTACGCCACTCTTTACTATCCCACCAGGAGTTCTGGGCTCAGCTGAAAAACCTATTTTTTATAGGGGTCATCCTTGTTTGTTTCCTTCCCTACCAGTTCTTTAGGATCTATTACTTGAATGTTGTGACGCATTCCAATGCCTGTAACAGCAAGGTTGCATTTTATAACGAAATCTTCTTGAGTGTAACAGCAATTAGCTGCTATGATttgcttctctttgtctttggggGAAGCCATTGGTTTAAGCAAAAGATAATTGGCTTATGGAATTGTGTTTTGTGCCGTTAG
- the GPR141 gene encoding putative G-protein coupled receptor 141 isoform X7 gives MPGHNTSRNSSCDPIVTPHLISLYFIVLIGGLVGVISILFLLVKMNTRSVTTMAVINLVVVHSVFLLTVPFRLTYLIKKTWMFGLPFCKFVSAMLHIHMYLTFLFYVVILVTRYLIFFKCKDKVEFYRKLHAVAASAGMWTLVIVIVVPLVVSRYGIHEEYNEEHCFKFHKELAYTYVKIINYMIVIFVIAVAVILLVFQVFIIMLMVQKLRHSLLSHQEFWAQLKNLFFIGVILVCFLPYQFFRIYYLNVVTHSNACNSKVAFYNEIFLSVTAISCYDLLLFVFGGSHWFKQKIIGLWNCVLCR, from the coding sequence ATGCCTGGCCACAATACCTCCAGGAATTCCTCTTGCGATCCTATAGTGACACCCCACTTAATCAGCCTCTACTTCATAGTGCTTATTGGCGGGCTGGTGGGTGtcatttccattcttttcctcCTGGTGAAAATGAACACCCGGTCAGTGACCACCATGGCGGTCATTAACTTGGTGGTGGTCCACAGCGTTTTTCTGCTGACAGTGCCATTTCGCTTGACCTACCTCATCAAGAAGACTTGGATGTTTGGGCTGCCCTTCTGCAAATTTGTGAGTGCCATGCTGCACATCCACATGTACCTCACGTTCCTATTCTATGTGGTGATCCTGGTCACCAGATACCTCATCTTCTTCAAGTGCAAAGACAAAGTGGAATTCTACAGAAAACTGCATGCTGTGGCTGCCAGTGCTGGCATGTGGACGCTGGTGATTGTCATTGTGGTACCCCTGGTTGTCTCCCGGTATGGAATCCATGAGGAATACAATGAGGAGCACTGTTTTAAATTTCACAAAGAGCTTGCTTACACATATGTGAAAATCATCAACTATATGATAGTCATTTTTGTCATAGCCGTTGCTGTGATTCTGTTGGTCTTCCAGGTCTTCATCATTATGTTGATGGTGCAGAAGCTACGCCACTCTTTACTATCCCACCAGGAGTTCTGGGCTCAGCTGAAAAACCTATTTTTTATAGGGGTCATCCTTGTTTGTTTCCTTCCCTACCAGTTCTTTAGGATCTATTACTTGAATGTTGTGACGCATTCCAATGCCTGTAACAGCAAGGTTGCATTTTATAACGAAATCTTCTTGAGTGTAACAGCAATTAGCTGCTATGATttgcttctctttgtctttggggGAAGCCATTGGTTTAAGCAAAAGATAATTGGCTTATGGAATTGTGTTTTGTGCCGTTAG
- the GPR141 gene encoding putative G-protein coupled receptor 141 isoform X4 has protein sequence MALVSFIKPQLLISLEDCGQQVLASGGDFPSMPGHNTSRNSSCDPIVTPHLISLYFIVLIGGLVGVISILFLLVKMNTRSVTTMAVINLVVVHSVFLLTVPFRLTYLIKKTWMFGLPFCKFVSAMLHIHMYLTFLFYVVILVTRYLIFFKCKDKVEFYRKLHAVAASAGMWTLVIVIVVPLVVSRYGIHEEYNEEHCFKFHKELAYTYVKIINYMIVIFVIAVAVILLVFQVFIIMLMVQKLRHSLLSHQEFWAQLKNLFFIGVILVCFLPYQFFRIYYLNVVTHSNACNSKVAFYNEIFLSVTAISCYDLLLFVFGGSHWFKQKIIGLWNCVLCR, from the coding sequence GTGACTTCCCAAGTATGCCTGGCCACAATACCTCCAGGAATTCCTCTTGCGATCCTATAGTGACACCCCACTTAATCAGCCTCTACTTCATAGTGCTTATTGGCGGGCTGGTGGGTGtcatttccattcttttcctcCTGGTGAAAATGAACACCCGGTCAGTGACCACCATGGCGGTCATTAACTTGGTGGTGGTCCACAGCGTTTTTCTGCTGACAGTGCCATTTCGCTTGACCTACCTCATCAAGAAGACTTGGATGTTTGGGCTGCCCTTCTGCAAATTTGTGAGTGCCATGCTGCACATCCACATGTACCTCACGTTCCTATTCTATGTGGTGATCCTGGTCACCAGATACCTCATCTTCTTCAAGTGCAAAGACAAAGTGGAATTCTACAGAAAACTGCATGCTGTGGCTGCCAGTGCTGGCATGTGGACGCTGGTGATTGTCATTGTGGTACCCCTGGTTGTCTCCCGGTATGGAATCCATGAGGAATACAATGAGGAGCACTGTTTTAAATTTCACAAAGAGCTTGCTTACACATATGTGAAAATCATCAACTATATGATAGTCATTTTTGTCATAGCCGTTGCTGTGATTCTGTTGGTCTTCCAGGTCTTCATCATTATGTTGATGGTGCAGAAGCTACGCCACTCTTTACTATCCCACCAGGAGTTCTGGGCTCAGCTGAAAAACCTATTTTTTATAGGGGTCATCCTTGTTTGTTTCCTTCCCTACCAGTTCTTTAGGATCTATTACTTGAATGTTGTGACGCATTCCAATGCCTGTAACAGCAAGGTTGCATTTTATAACGAAATCTTCTTGAGTGTAACAGCAATTAGCTGCTATGATttgcttctctttgtctttggggGAAGCCATTGGTTTAAGCAAAAGATAATTGGCTTATGGAATTGTGTTTTGTGCCGTTAG